A single window of Asticcacaulis sp. MM231 DNA harbors:
- the wrbA gene encoding NAD(P)H:quinone oxidoreductase — MAKVLVLYYSSYGHIETMAKAVAEGARAAGALVDIKRVPETAPEAVAKAAHFKLDQEAPIATIADLENYDAIIIGVGTRFGRLASQMAAFLDQAGGLWARGALHGKVGGAFTSTATQHGGQETTLFSIITSLLHFGMVVVGMDYGHAGQMTLDEVTGGSPYGASTITGGDGSRQPTENELTGARYQGQKIAETAIKLHG; from the coding sequence ATGGCTAAGGTTCTTGTTCTCTACTATTCATCCTACGGTCACATCGAAACCATGGCCAAGGCGGTGGCCGAAGGCGCCCGCGCCGCCGGCGCCCTGGTCGACATCAAGCGCGTGCCCGAAACCGCGCCAGAAGCGGTGGCCAAGGCCGCGCACTTCAAGCTCGATCAGGAAGCGCCGATCGCCACCATCGCCGATCTGGAAAACTATGACGCCATCATCATCGGCGTCGGCACGCGTTTTGGTCGCCTCGCTTCGCAAATGGCCGCCTTCCTCGACCAGGCCGGTGGCCTGTGGGCGCGCGGTGCGCTCCATGGCAAGGTCGGCGGCGCCTTCACCTCGACCGCCACGCAACACGGCGGTCAGGAAACCACCCTGTTCTCGATCATCACCTCTTTGCTGCACTTCGGTATGGTCGTGGTCGGCATGGACTATGGCCACGCCGGTCAGATGACGCTGGATGAAGTGACCGGCGGCAGCCCCTATGGCGCCTCCACCATCACCGGCGGCGACGGTTCGCGTCAGCCGACCGAGAATGAGCTGACCGGCGCGCGTTATCAGGGCCAGAAGATCGCCGAAACGGCCATCAAGCTGCACGGTTAA
- a CDS encoding pirin family protein, whose protein sequence is MDTLTQTRERSITSTHTAFRTLEGDGFEVRRAIPAKAYEAVGPFIFLDHFGPIAFLPGEAKGASAHPHAGIETLTLLLEGRSIHKDSLGNTSVMQPGEVQWMRAGRGIVHDEGPDAEIRRTGGRNHGIQLWLNMPKGKKHDDPAYRHFVASDIPLIKGDKAHARIVAGHVGDVTGPLTSHGNPVVIHVSLKAGGSMTLDTHAAQELALYTMTGAAMLPGQTVEPGDLVRFGAGDTVSLQADQDSEILIVGGDPLDAPIVRHGPFVMNTIDEMERTVRDYYAGRMGQII, encoded by the coding sequence ATGGATACCCTGACCCAAACCAGAGAGCGCTCTATCACCAGCACGCATACCGCTTTCCGAACCCTGGAAGGCGACGGCTTTGAAGTACGCCGTGCTATTCCTGCCAAGGCTTATGAGGCGGTCGGTCCCTTCATCTTCCTCGATCATTTCGGTCCCATCGCGTTCCTGCCTGGTGAAGCCAAGGGCGCCTCGGCCCATCCGCACGCCGGCATTGAAACCCTGACCCTGCTGCTGGAAGGCCGCAGCATCCATAAGGACAGTCTGGGCAATACCAGCGTGATGCAGCCCGGAGAAGTCCAGTGGATGCGCGCCGGCCGCGGCATCGTCCATGACGAAGGCCCCGACGCCGAGATCCGTCGCACAGGTGGCCGCAACCATGGCATTCAGCTCTGGCTCAACATGCCCAAGGGTAAAAAGCACGACGATCCGGCCTATCGGCATTTCGTCGCCAGCGACATTCCACTGATCAAAGGCGACAAGGCGCACGCTCGTATCGTCGCTGGTCACGTCGGTGATGTCACCGGCCCGCTGACTAGCCATGGCAACCCCGTGGTCATCCATGTGTCTTTGAAAGCCGGCGGATCGATGACTTTAGATACCCACGCTGCTCAGGAACTGGCGCTCTACACCATGACCGGTGCAGCCATGCTGCCCGGCCAGACGGTCGAGCCTGGCGACCTGGTGCGCTTCGGCGCGGGCGATACAGTCTCCCTGCAGGCCGATCAGGACAGTGAAATCCTGATCGTCGGCGGCGATCCGCTCGATGCGCCCATTGTCCGTCATGGCCCCTTTGTCATGAACACCATCGATGAGATGGAACGCACCGTCCGCGACTACTACGCCGGCCGCATGGGACAGATTATCTGA
- a CDS encoding D-Ala-D-Ala carboxypeptidase family metallohydrolase, translated as MTIITPERLQALAPSIRIDRAAAYAPALEAALAMGEITTRLRLVHFLAQLAHESGGFRALVENLNYSPEVLLAVFRARVQTLAKAQELVAAGKDVIAEFVYGNRPALGNINPGDGAKFIGRGFIMITGRANYTTYAALIGQPLLDQPALLENPVYAAQGAAAFWKQNGLNTLADADDIEGITRIVNGGVNGLADRQQWLARAKMAFPALAPAEPANSFSQYFTLDELTHTEHRTIDNTPPPEIVTTLKATAQQMDHVRTLLGKPIRVNSGYRSPSLNAAVGGAPTSAHMAGYAVDFVCPGFGTPRQICQKIVASDIRYDQLIQEGTWVHISFDPRLRMKQMTATFTANGTVYSDGVS; from the coding sequence ATGACCATCATCACGCCCGAACGGTTGCAAGCGCTGGCCCCGTCCATCCGTATAGATCGGGCTGCGGCCTATGCACCAGCGCTGGAAGCTGCGCTGGCCATGGGCGAGATTACGACGCGCCTGCGGCTGGTGCATTTCCTGGCGCAACTGGCGCATGAGAGCGGCGGGTTTCGGGCCTTGGTGGAGAACCTCAACTACAGTCCCGAAGTGCTGCTGGCCGTGTTCCGTGCCCGTGTGCAGACGCTGGCCAAAGCGCAGGAACTGGTGGCGGCGGGCAAGGATGTGATCGCCGAGTTCGTCTACGGCAATCGTCCGGCGCTCGGTAATATCAATCCGGGTGATGGCGCGAAGTTCATCGGACGCGGCTTTATCATGATCACCGGCCGCGCCAACTACACCACCTATGCGGCGCTGATCGGCCAGCCTCTGCTCGATCAGCCAGCGCTGCTGGAAAACCCGGTTTATGCCGCACAAGGCGCGGCAGCCTTCTGGAAGCAGAATGGGCTGAATACCCTGGCCGATGCCGATGACATTGAGGGCATTACCCGTATCGTCAATGGCGGCGTCAATGGTCTGGCCGATCGTCAACAATGGCTGGCGCGCGCCAAGATGGCCTTTCCGGCCCTGGCGCCGGCCGAGCCCGCCAACAGCTTCAGTCAGTATTTCACGCTCGATGAATTGACTCATACCGAGCATCGCACCATCGACAACACGCCGCCGCCCGAGATCGTGACGACCCTGAAAGCGACCGCGCAGCAGATGGATCACGTGCGAACCCTACTCGGCAAGCCGATCCGTGTGAACAGTGGCTATCGCTCGCCTTCGCTCAATGCGGCGGTAGGCGGTGCGCCGACCTCTGCCCATATGGCTGGCTATGCGGTCGATTTCGTCTGTCCGGGGTTCGGCACGCCGCGACAGATCTGTCAGAAGATCGTGGCGAGCGACATTAGGTACGATCAGTTGATACAGGAAGGTACCTGGGTGCACATCTCGTTTGATCCGCGCTTACGCATGAAACAGATGACCGCCACCTTTACGGCGAACGGAACGGTCTATTCGGACGGCGTATCTTAG
- a CDS encoding OsmC family protein, with protein sequence MARATAHISTGDAYATTIKVSGRTLLADEPYSNGGKDVGLAPYDFLLSALASCTAITLRMYADRKGWTLRSIDVALHFYRDGDKEIIERTVKLDGDLSPEQLERLAQVTERTPVTKTLKQGVTIDTNFA encoded by the coding sequence ATGGCCCGCGCGACTGCCCATATTTCCACCGGCGATGCTTACGCCACCACCATCAAGGTCTCAGGTCGCACCCTGCTCGCCGATGAGCCCTACAGCAATGGCGGCAAGGATGTGGGACTGGCACCCTACGACTTCCTGCTGTCGGCCCTCGCCTCGTGTACCGCCATTACGCTTCGGATGTATGCTGACCGAAAGGGCTGGACCTTACGCAGCATCGATGTGGCGCTGCATTTTTACCGCGACGGCGACAAGGAGATCATCGAACGCACGGTCAAGCTGGATGGGGATTTAAGTCCTGAGCAGCTTGAACGCCTGGCGCAGGTAACCGAACGCACCCCCGTCACCAAGACGCTGAAACAGGGCGTCACCATCGACACGAACTTTGCCTAA
- a CDS encoding LysR family transcriptional regulator has translation MSNPGTPTLDQLQVLLCVVETGSFAAAARRLNRATSAISYAIDHLELQLGLPVFDRVGTRKPELTEAGKAVLAEARTVTHGVDMMRARVKGLLEGLEAEVSIAVDVMLPTARLVDALQAFQVSFPTIPLRLHVEALGAITQLVLEKTAVIGISGPLNTSLEGLDRRHIGAVRLVPVAAPFHPLARHGKKSPGDARNHIQLVLTDRSNVTAGQDFGVIGVKTWRLADLGSKHALLLAGVGWGSMPEAMVRGDIEAGRLVPLDLPDWHVNTYDMHAIYRTDTPPGPAAQWLIERFAGQA, from the coding sequence ATGTCAAATCCCGGCACGCCAACACTCGATCAATTGCAGGTGCTGCTCTGTGTCGTGGAAACGGGCAGTTTCGCTGCCGCCGCCCGTCGGCTGAACCGCGCCACCTCGGCGATAAGTTACGCCATCGATCATCTCGAACTCCAGCTCGGTCTGCCTGTGTTCGATCGCGTCGGCACGCGCAAGCCCGAACTGACCGAGGCCGGCAAGGCGGTGCTGGCCGAGGCGCGCACGGTGACGCACGGCGTTGATATGATGCGTGCCCGCGTGAAGGGTTTGCTCGAAGGTCTGGAGGCGGAGGTCTCCATCGCGGTCGATGTCATGCTGCCGACAGCGCGCCTGGTCGATGCCTTGCAGGCGTTTCAGGTCTCCTTCCCGACCATCCCTTTGCGTCTCCATGTCGAGGCACTGGGCGCCATCACCCAACTGGTGCTGGAGAAAACGGCGGTTATCGGTATCAGCGGTCCGCTCAACACCTCGCTCGAAGGGCTGGATCGCCGCCATATCGGCGCGGTGCGTCTGGTGCCGGTGGCGGCGCCCTTTCACCCCCTGGCGCGGCACGGCAAAAAATCACCTGGAGATGCGCGCAATCATATCCAGCTTGTCCTGACCGATCGTTCCAATGTGACGGCGGGTCAGGACTTTGGCGTCATCGGCGTCAAGACCTGGCGGCTGGCCGATCTTGGGTCAAAGCATGCCCTGCTGCTGGCGGGTGTCGGCTGGGGCTCGATGCCGGAGGCTATGGTGCGCGGCGATATCGAAGCCGGCCGGCTGGTGCCGCTCGACCTGCCCGACTGGCACGTCAATACCTATGATATGCACGCCATTTATCGCACCGACACCCCGCCGGGGCCGGCGGCGCAATGGCTGATCGAACGCTTCGCCGGGCAAGCCTAA